A genomic window from Micromonospora ferruginea includes:
- a CDS encoding FBP domain-containing protein, which produces MQPLTEPEIRAAFVNCTKGEAKRMHVPRDLGTRPWDDLDFLGWRDPQALDRAYLVAVLDGRPTGLALRRPSPGPGQQRRNMCSVCLTNPAGGVSLMVARKAGKAGQQGNSVGIYLCDDLACSLYVRGRKDAGPGARLPESLTQEEKITRTVAHLTAFVTRVTT; this is translated from the coding sequence ATGCAACCCTTGACCGAACCCGAGATCCGTGCCGCCTTCGTGAACTGCACCAAGGGCGAGGCGAAGCGGATGCACGTCCCGCGTGACCTCGGCACCCGCCCCTGGGACGACCTCGACTTCCTCGGCTGGCGAGATCCGCAGGCGCTCGACCGCGCCTACCTCGTCGCCGTCCTGGACGGCCGCCCGACCGGCCTGGCCCTGCGCCGCCCGAGCCCCGGACCCGGGCAGCAGCGCCGCAACATGTGCTCGGTGTGCCTGACCAACCCGGCCGGCGGCGTCAGCCTGATGGTCGCGCGCAAGGCGGGCAAGGCCGGGCAGCAGGGCAACTCGGTGGGCATCTACCTCTGCGACGACCTCGCCTGCTCCCTGTACGTGCGGGGCCGCAAGGACGCCGGCCCCGGCGCCCGCCTGCCCGAGTCCCTGACCCAGGAGGAAAAGATCACCCGCACCGTAGCCCACCTAACCGCCTTCGTAACCCGGGTAACCACCTAA
- a CDS encoding TetR/AcrR family transcriptional regulator yields the protein MARAGLNRERLIQAGAELADEVGFDQVTVSALARRFGVTVASLYSHVRNSQDLRTGIALLALDDLAGRAADALAGRAGKEALTAFANVYRDYAHRHPGRWAAAQLRLDPQTAADSAGFRHSTMMRAILRGYHLPEPDQTHAVRLLGSVFQGFVGLELGGSFDHSPPAPAESWERVLDAVDALLRNWPGSDAG from the coding sequence ATGGCACGTGCGGGACTGAACCGGGAACGCCTGATCCAGGCCGGAGCGGAGCTGGCCGACGAGGTCGGCTTCGACCAGGTGACCGTCTCGGCGCTGGCCAGACGGTTCGGCGTCACGGTCGCCAGCCTCTACTCGCACGTGCGCAACTCCCAGGACCTGCGCACCGGGATCGCGCTGCTCGCGCTGGACGACCTCGCCGGCCGGGCCGCCGACGCGCTGGCCGGGCGGGCCGGCAAGGAGGCGCTGACCGCCTTCGCGAACGTCTACCGCGACTACGCCCACCGGCACCCGGGCCGCTGGGCCGCGGCCCAGTTGCGGCTCGACCCGCAGACCGCCGCCGACAGCGCCGGTTTCCGGCACTCGACGATGATGCGGGCGATCCTGCGCGGCTACCACCTGCCCGAGCCGGACCAGACGCACGCCGTCCGCCTGCTCGGCAGCGTCTTCCAGGGTTTCGTCGGCCTGGAGCTGGGGGGCAGCTTCGACCACAGCCCGCCCGCCCCGGCGGAGAGCTGGGAGCGGGTCCTGGACGCCGTCGACGCCCTGTTGCGCAACTGGCCCGGGTCCGACGCCGGTTAG
- a CDS encoding LysR family transcriptional regulator has protein sequence MEMQLHQLRYFVAVAEVRHFTQAADVVGITQPSLSKQIHALEADLGAPLFERVRGNIALTAAGEVLLPLAKRILADVDTATREVQELVGLRRGRVRLGATPSLATSLAPPVLRRFRDAHPTVDLRVEEGGSQDLVRDLLRGDLDLALVIMPSGGADPGLRVDPILAESLVVASVDPLPGASPEGELRITDLRDQPLVMFREGYDLRDATLQACRAAGFEPTLSVDGGEMDAVLSFVEAGLGVALVPGIVVARRAGIRVTRLVPPGVRRTIAVARRRDVVPTHAGRELRRILLEYVHDATAADRLPAGVEPLA, from the coding sequence ATAGAGATGCAGCTCCATCAGCTCCGGTACTTCGTCGCGGTCGCAGAAGTACGACATTTCACCCAAGCGGCCGATGTGGTCGGCATAACCCAGCCCTCGTTGAGTAAGCAAATTCACGCCCTGGAGGCCGACCTCGGGGCCCCGCTGTTCGAGCGGGTAAGGGGCAACATCGCGCTCACCGCGGCCGGCGAGGTACTGCTGCCGCTGGCCAAGCGGATCCTCGCCGACGTGGACACCGCCACCCGCGAGGTGCAGGAGCTGGTCGGGCTGCGTCGCGGCCGGGTCCGGCTCGGCGCCACGCCCAGCCTGGCCACCTCGCTGGCGCCCCCGGTGCTGCGCCGCTTCCGTGACGCCCACCCGACCGTCGACCTGCGGGTCGAGGAGGGTGGCTCGCAGGACCTGGTCCGCGACCTGCTCCGCGGCGACCTCGACCTGGCGCTGGTCATCATGCCCTCCGGCGGCGCCGACCCGGGGCTGCGCGTCGATCCGATCCTGGCCGAGAGCCTGGTGGTCGCCTCGGTGGACCCGCTGCCCGGCGCCTCGCCCGAGGGCGAGCTGCGCATCACCGACCTCCGCGACCAGCCGCTGGTGATGTTCCGGGAGGGCTACGACCTGCGCGACGCCACGCTCCAGGCGTGCCGGGCGGCCGGCTTCGAACCGACCCTGTCGGTGGACGGCGGCGAGATGGACGCCGTGCTCAGCTTCGTCGAGGCCGGTCTCGGCGTCGCGCTGGTGCCCGGCATCGTGGTGGCCCGCCGGGCCGGCATCCGGGTCACCCGGCTCGTCCCGCCCGGCGTCCGCCGGACCATCGCGGTGGCCCGCCGCCGCGACGTGGTGCCCACCCACGCCGGCCGCGAGCTGCGGCGCATCCTCCTGGAGTACGTGCACGACGCGACCGCCGCCGACCGGCTCCCGGCCGGCGTGGAGCCGCTGGCCTAA
- a CDS encoding MBL fold metallo-hydrolase: MRAPAEREPDTAGGGRGWRIAGLAAVAGLAWAARDVPAQLGGRLTGARAERAARSPRFRDGTFHNPTGTGATMVADPGRNLVRELIFGKQKRRPGSAVPLLRPADAAPVDPARELNVIWYGHASTLVEIEGYRVLLDPVWSDRCSPSTLVGPRRLHEPPVRLDELPRLDAILISHDHYDHLDMATVRGLLTHQSAPFLVPLGVGAHLDRWGVPADRVVELDWSESHRVGGLTLTATAAQHFSGRGLRRDGTLWSSWVVAGANRRVFYTGDSGYFDGYAGIGAEHGPFDVTLMQIGAYDRAWPNIHMFPEEAVAAHLDVRGELLVPVHWGTFNLALHDWSEPVDRLWAEAKARDVRLAVPRPGERVVVDEPPAVDGWWQAVA, from the coding sequence ATGCGGGCACCAGCGGAGCGGGAACCGGACACGGCGGGCGGCGGCCGGGGGTGGCGGATCGCCGGGCTGGCCGCCGTCGCCGGGCTGGCGTGGGCGGCGCGGGACGTGCCGGCCCAGCTCGGCGGGCGGCTCACCGGCGCGCGGGCGGAACGGGCAGCCCGGTCGCCGCGGTTCCGCGACGGCACGTTCCACAACCCGACCGGCACCGGCGCCACCATGGTCGCCGACCCGGGCCGCAACCTGGTCCGGGAGCTGATCTTCGGCAAGCAGAAGCGGCGGCCGGGCAGCGCGGTGCCGCTGCTGCGCCCGGCCGACGCCGCGCCGGTCGACCCGGCCCGCGAGCTGAACGTGATCTGGTACGGCCACGCCTCCACGCTGGTGGAGATCGAGGGATATCGGGTGCTGCTCGACCCGGTGTGGAGCGACAGGTGCTCGCCGTCGACGCTGGTCGGCCCGCGACGCCTGCACGAGCCGCCGGTCCGCCTGGACGAGCTGCCCCGGCTCGACGCCATCCTCATCTCGCACGACCACTACGACCACCTGGACATGGCGACGGTCCGGGGGCTGCTCACGCACCAGTCGGCGCCGTTCCTGGTGCCGCTCGGCGTCGGCGCCCACCTCGACCGGTGGGGCGTGCCGGCGGACCGCGTCGTGGAGCTGGACTGGTCGGAGAGCCACCGGGTCGGCGGGCTGACCCTCACCGCCACCGCCGCGCAGCACTTCTCCGGGCGCGGGCTGCGTCGCGACGGCACGCTGTGGAGTTCCTGGGTGGTGGCCGGCGCGAACCGCCGGGTCTTCTACACCGGTGACTCCGGCTACTTCGACGGCTACGCCGGCATCGGCGCCGAGCACGGCCCGTTCGACGTCACGCTGATGCAGATCGGCGCGTACGACCGGGCCTGGCCGAACATCCACATGTTCCCGGAGGAGGCGGTCGCCGCCCACCTCGACGTGCGCGGCGAGCTGCTGGTGCCGGTGCACTGGGGCACGTTCAACCTGGCCCTGCACGACTGGTCGGAGCCGGTGGACCGGCTCTGGGCCGAGGCCAAGGCCCGGGACGTCCGGCTGGCCGTGCCCCGCCCCGGCGAGCGGGTGGTCGTCGACGAGCCGCCGGCGGTGGACGGCTGGTGGCAGGCGGTCGCCTGA
- a CDS encoding zinc-dependent alcohol dehydrogenase, producing the protein MKALTWHGKRDVRVEDVPDPRIEEPTDAIIRITSTAICGSDLHLYEVLGPYLKPGDVLGHEPMGVVEEVGSGVTRLKKGDRVVVPFNISCGHCWMCERQLYAQCETTQVTAEGKGASLFGYTSLYGSVPGGQAEYLRVPQAQFGPIKIPPTGADERWLYLSDILPTAWQAVKYADTPPGGTLAVFGLGPVGQFSARIGRHLGAGRVIGLDLVPERLEMARRHGIEVLDVSQLDDVPGALIDLVDGRGPDAVIDAVGMEAHGAPVGKIAQAAAGLLPDKLAQPMIDAAGVDRLVVLHAALKAVRRGGTVSISGVYGGEQDPMPLMEMFDRGIQLRMGQCHVRRWVDEIIPLLEGDDDPLGVEDLRTHRLPLAQAPQAYEMFQKKEDGCVKVVLAP; encoded by the coding sequence ATGAAGGCACTGACCTGGCACGGCAAGCGTGACGTCCGGGTGGAGGACGTCCCGGACCCCCGGATCGAGGAGCCGACCGACGCGATCATCCGGATCACCTCGACCGCCATCTGCGGCTCCGACCTGCACCTGTACGAGGTGCTCGGGCCGTACCTCAAGCCCGGCGACGTGCTCGGGCACGAGCCGATGGGCGTCGTCGAGGAGGTCGGGTCGGGGGTGACCCGGCTCAAGAAGGGCGACCGGGTGGTCGTCCCGTTCAACATCTCCTGCGGGCACTGCTGGATGTGTGAGCGGCAGCTCTACGCGCAGTGCGAGACCACGCAGGTCACCGCCGAGGGCAAGGGCGCCTCGCTGTTCGGCTACACCTCGCTCTACGGCTCGGTCCCGGGCGGCCAGGCCGAGTACCTGCGCGTCCCGCAGGCCCAGTTCGGTCCGATCAAGATCCCGCCGACCGGGGCGGACGAGCGGTGGCTCTACCTCTCCGACATCCTGCCGACCGCGTGGCAGGCGGTGAAGTACGCGGACACCCCGCCCGGCGGCACGTTGGCCGTGTTCGGGCTCGGCCCCGTCGGGCAGTTCAGCGCCCGGATCGGCCGGCACCTCGGCGCCGGCCGGGTGATCGGGCTGGACCTGGTGCCGGAGCGGCTGGAGATGGCCCGCCGGCACGGCATCGAGGTGCTCGACGTGAGCCAGCTCGACGACGTGCCCGGCGCGCTCATCGACCTGGTCGACGGGCGCGGCCCGGATGCGGTGATCGACGCGGTCGGCATGGAGGCGCACGGCGCGCCGGTCGGCAAGATCGCTCAGGCGGCCGCGGGTCTGCTCCCGGACAAGCTGGCCCAGCCGATGATCGACGCGGCCGGCGTGGACCGGCTGGTGGTGCTGCACGCCGCGCTCAAGGCGGTCCGGCGCGGCGGCACCGTCTCGATCTCCGGGGTGTACGGCGGCGAGCAGGACCCGATGCCGCTGATGGAGATGTTCGACCGGGGCATCCAGTTGCGGATGGGGCAGTGCCACGTGCGGCGCTGGGTGGACGAGATCATCCCGCTGCTGGAGGGCGACGACGACCCGCTGGGCGTCGAGGACCTGCGGACCCACCGGCTGCCGCTGGCGCAGGCGCCGCAGGCGTACGAGATGTTCCAGAAGAAGGAGGACGGCTGCGTCAAGGTCGTGCTCGCACCGTGA
- a CDS encoding fumarate reductase/succinate dehydrogenase flavoprotein subunit: MDLYTEGDPIADTRAPDGPVETRWDRHRFEMKLVNPANRRKLTVIVVGTGLAGGSAAATLAEQGYHVKSYCYQDSPRRAHSIAAQGGINAAKNYRNDGDSVHRLFYDTVKGGDFRSRESNVHRLAEVSVNIIDQCVAQGVPFAREYGGLLDTRSFGGAQVQRTFYARGQTGQQLLLGAYQALERQIGLGNVEMNARHEMLELVTIDGRARGIVVRDMVTGEISTEMADAVVLASGGYGNVFYLSTNAKGCNVTASWRAHRKGAYFANPCYTQIHPTCIPVSGDHQSKLTLMSESLRNDGRVWVPKAKGDDRGPRDIPEDERDYYLERIYPSFGNLVPRDIASRAAKNVCDEGRGVGPTGLGVYLDFADAIGRLGRKAIEAKYGNLFEMYERITGEDPYQVPMRIYPAVHYTMGGLWVDYDLQSTIPGLFVIGEANFSDHGANRLGASALMQGLADGYFVLPSTLANYLAASGPLDKVDASHPEAVAARTEVEERLRRLLAINGDRTVDSFHRELGQIMWEHCGMERSDAGLRKAIDEIRALREQFWQRVRVPGDGEGLNQSLEKAGRVADFFELAELMCIDALHREESCGGHFRAEYQTPDGEAQRDDDRFAYVAAWEYAGDGQPVLHKEDLTFEYVHPSQRSYK; encoded by the coding sequence ATGGATCTCTACACCGAGGGCGACCCGATCGCCGACACCCGGGCCCCGGACGGCCCGGTCGAGACCCGGTGGGACCGGCACCGCTTCGAGATGAAGCTGGTCAACCCGGCCAACCGCCGCAAGCTCACCGTGATCGTGGTCGGCACCGGCCTGGCCGGCGGCTCCGCCGCCGCGACGCTGGCCGAGCAGGGCTACCACGTGAAGTCCTACTGCTACCAGGACAGCCCGCGCCGGGCCCACTCGATCGCCGCGCAGGGCGGCATCAACGCCGCGAAGAACTACCGCAACGACGGCGACTCGGTGCACCGTCTCTTCTACGACACGGTCAAGGGCGGCGACTTCCGCTCCCGCGAGTCGAACGTGCATCGGCTGGCCGAGGTCTCGGTCAACATCATCGACCAGTGCGTCGCGCAGGGCGTCCCGTTCGCCCGCGAGTACGGCGGCCTGCTCGACACCCGCTCCTTCGGCGGCGCGCAGGTGCAGCGCACCTTCTACGCCCGGGGCCAGACGGGCCAGCAACTCCTGCTCGGCGCGTACCAGGCGCTGGAGCGGCAGATCGGCCTGGGCAACGTGGAGATGAACGCCCGCCACGAGATGCTCGAACTGGTGACGATCGACGGCCGGGCCCGCGGCATCGTGGTCCGTGACATGGTCACCGGCGAGATCAGCACCGAGATGGCCGACGCGGTCGTGCTCGCCTCCGGCGGCTACGGCAACGTCTTCTACCTCTCCACCAACGCCAAGGGCTGCAACGTCACCGCCTCCTGGCGGGCGCACCGCAAGGGCGCGTACTTCGCCAACCCCTGCTACACCCAGATCCACCCGACCTGCATCCCGGTCTCCGGCGACCACCAGTCGAAGCTGACCCTGATGAGCGAGTCGCTGCGCAACGACGGCCGGGTGTGGGTGCCGAAGGCCAAGGGCGACGACCGCGGCCCGCGCGACATTCCCGAGGACGAGCGGGACTACTACCTGGAGCGGATCTACCCCTCCTTCGGCAACCTGGTCCCGCGCGACATCGCCTCGCGCGCCGCGAAGAACGTCTGCGACGAGGGGCGCGGCGTCGGCCCGACCGGCCTCGGCGTCTACCTGGACTTCGCCGACGCGATCGGGCGGCTCGGCCGCAAGGCCATCGAAGCCAAGTACGGCAACCTCTTCGAGATGTACGAGCGGATCACCGGCGAGGACCCGTACCAGGTGCCGATGCGGATCTACCCCGCCGTGCACTACACGATGGGCGGGCTCTGGGTCGACTACGACCTCCAGTCGACCATCCCCGGCCTGTTCGTGATCGGCGAGGCCAACTTCTCCGACCACGGCGCGAACCGCCTCGGCGCCTCGGCGCTGATGCAGGGCCTGGCCGACGGCTACTTCGTGCTGCCCAGCACGCTGGCCAACTACCTGGCCGCGTCCGGCCCGCTGGACAAGGTCGACGCCAGCCACCCGGAGGCGGTCGCGGCGCGCACCGAGGTCGAGGAGCGGCTGCGCAGGCTGCTCGCGATCAACGGCGACCGCACGGTGGACTCGTTCCACCGCGAGCTGGGCCAGATCATGTGGGAGCACTGCGGCATGGAGCGCTCCGACGCCGGGCTGCGCAAGGCGATCGACGAGATCCGGGCGCTGCGCGAGCAGTTCTGGCAGCGGGTGCGCGTCCCGGGCGACGGCGAGGGCCTCAACCAGTCGCTGGAGAAGGCCGGCCGGGTGGCCGACTTCTTCGAGCTGGCCGAGCTGATGTGCATCGACGCCCTGCACCGCGAGGAGTCCTGCGGCGGCCACTTCCGGGCCGAGTACCAGACCCCGGACGGCGAGGCGCAGCGCGACGACGACCGGTTCGCCTACGTGGCCGCCTGGGAGTACGCCGGCGACGGCCAGCCGGTGCTGCACAAGGAAGACCTGACCTTCGAATACGTCCACCCCTCGCAGCGGAGCTACAAGTGA
- a CDS encoding succinate dehydrogenase/fumarate reductase iron-sulfur subunit produces MNLTLRIWRQTGPEDKGRMVTYPVPDVSPDMSFLEMLDVLNERLILDGEEPVAFDHDCREGICGTCSLMINGEAHGPQRGTTACQLHMRQFSDGETIDIEPWRARAFPVVKDLVVNRNAFDKIIAAGGYVTAPTGSAPEAHSTPVAKEDADAAFSAAACIGCGACVAACPNGSGMLFTAAKVTQLSLLPQGQPERYTRVIGMVDAHDESGFGGCTNIGECATACPKGIPLNTIGRLNRDYLKATTKRAGTPGS; encoded by the coding sequence GTGAACCTGACCCTGCGCATCTGGCGGCAGACCGGCCCCGAGGACAAGGGTCGGATGGTGACCTACCCGGTGCCGGACGTGTCCCCGGACATGTCGTTCCTGGAGATGCTCGACGTCCTCAACGAGCGGCTGATCCTCGACGGCGAGGAGCCGGTCGCCTTCGACCACGACTGCCGCGAGGGCATCTGCGGCACGTGCAGCCTCATGATCAACGGTGAGGCGCACGGGCCGCAGCGCGGCACCACCGCCTGCCAGTTGCACATGCGGCAGTTCTCCGACGGCGAGACGATCGACATCGAGCCCTGGCGGGCCCGCGCCTTCCCGGTCGTCAAGGACCTGGTGGTGAACCGGAACGCGTTCGACAAGATCATCGCCGCTGGCGGCTACGTCACCGCGCCGACCGGCAGCGCCCCCGAGGCGCACTCCACCCCGGTCGCCAAGGAGGACGCGGACGCCGCCTTCTCCGCCGCCGCCTGCATCGGCTGCGGCGCCTGCGTGGCGGCCTGCCCGAACGGCTCCGGCATGCTGTTCACCGCCGCCAAGGTCACCCAGCTCTCGCTGCTCCCCCAGGGCCAGCCCGAGCGCTACACCCGGGTGATCGGCATGGTGGACGCGCACGACGAGTCCGGCTTCGGCGGCTGCACCAACATCGGCGAGTGCGCGACGGCCTGCCCGAAGGGCATTCCGCTGAACACCATCGGCCGGCTCAACCGCGACTACCTCAAGGCGACGACGAAGCGCGCCGGCACCCCCGGCTCCTGA
- a CDS encoding succinate dehydrogenase cytochrome b subunit, which translates to MHWTPDRTAPSVGHVVITKTRSPIRSNVGLKAVMAVTGILLVLFLIVHMLGNLKIFTGETSFDHYAHWLRDLGTPLLPTTWYLWIQRTVLTVAVLAHIGAAVVLAMRARAARPVAYAHRRKIHVNYAARTMRWGGVIILLFVIYHILDLTTGHLNPQGDSANPYGNVVADFAPERWYVTLFYTLAIVTLGFHLRHGAFSAFRSLGQQTPKGERRARAAALVFAVALCAGYLVVPFAVLTGLVA; encoded by the coding sequence ATGCATTGGACGCCTGATCGAACTGCTCCTAGCGTCGGTCATGTGGTAATCACGAAAACTCGGTCGCCCATCCGCTCGAACGTCGGCCTGAAGGCCGTCATGGCGGTGACGGGCATCCTCCTGGTGCTGTTCCTGATCGTGCACATGCTCGGCAACCTGAAGATCTTCACGGGCGAGACGTCGTTCGACCACTACGCGCACTGGCTGCGGGATCTCGGCACGCCGCTGCTGCCGACCACCTGGTACCTGTGGATCCAGCGCACCGTGCTCACCGTGGCGGTGCTGGCCCACATCGGGGCGGCCGTCGTGCTGGCCATGCGCGCCCGCGCCGCCCGCCCGGTGGCGTACGCGCACCGCCGCAAGATCCACGTGAACTACGCGGCCCGCACCATGCGCTGGGGTGGTGTGATCATCCTGCTCTTCGTGATCTACCACATCCTGGACCTGACCACCGGTCACCTGAACCCGCAGGGCGACTCGGCCAACCCCTACGGCAACGTGGTCGCCGACTTCGCCCCGGAACGCTGGTACGTCACCCTCTTCTACACGCTCGCCATCGTGACCCTCGGCTTCCACCTGCGGCACGGCGCGTTCAGCGCGTTCCGCAGCCTCGGCCAGCAGACGCCGAAGGGCGAGCGCCGGGCCCGCGCCGCCGCGCTCGTCTTCGCCGTCGCGCTCTGCGCCGGCTACCTGGTGGTCCCGTTCGCCGTACTCACCGGATTGGTGGCCTGA
- a CDS encoding SDR family NAD(P)-dependent oxidoreductase, whose amino-acid sequence MTRTVVVTGATSGIGRAAAREFAGRGDRLVLAARSSETLAEVRRECADAGAAEVRTVPTDVTEPGALDALAAEVDRIDVWVHTAAVMAYGRFEEIPAEVFDQVVRTDLLGSAGVARVALRHFKETGAGTLILTGSVLGHITAPYMSGYVTSKWGLQGLARALQQESRDLPGVNVCLVTPGSVDTPVYQQAANYVGRIGRPPLPITTPERVARAIAHCADRPRREISVGPVNLLMRVGFTALPAVYDVLVGPLMRLGGLTGRPVPPTEGVVFAPNPAGEATRGGWLPDVSRAVRSAVGATAAAGSAMRRRLG is encoded by the coding sequence GTGACCCGGACGGTGGTCGTCACCGGCGCGACCAGCGGGATCGGCCGGGCGGCGGCCCGGGAGTTCGCGGGCCGCGGGGACCGGCTGGTCCTCGCGGCCCGCTCCTCCGAGACGCTCGCCGAGGTGCGCCGGGAGTGCGCCGACGCCGGCGCGGCGGAGGTCCGGACCGTGCCCACCGACGTCACCGAACCCGGCGCGCTCGACGCCCTGGCCGCCGAGGTCGACCGGATCGACGTCTGGGTGCACACCGCTGCGGTGATGGCGTACGGGCGCTTCGAGGAGATCCCGGCGGAGGTCTTCGACCAGGTGGTCCGCACCGACCTGCTCGGCTCCGCCGGGGTGGCGCGGGTGGCGCTGCGGCACTTCAAGGAGACCGGCGCGGGCACGCTGATCCTCACCGGTTCCGTGCTCGGTCACATCACCGCGCCCTACATGAGCGGGTACGTCACCAGCAAGTGGGGCCTGCAGGGGCTGGCCCGGGCGTTGCAGCAGGAGTCCCGGGACCTGCCCGGCGTCAACGTCTGCCTGGTCACCCCCGGCAGCGTGGACACCCCGGTCTACCAGCAGGCGGCGAACTACGTGGGGCGGATCGGCCGGCCGCCGCTGCCGATCACCACCCCGGAACGGGTGGCCCGGGCCATCGCGCACTGCGCCGACAGACCCCGCCGGGAGATCTCGGTGGGCCCGGTCAACCTGCTCATGCGGGTCGGCTTCACCGCGCTGCCGGCGGTCTACGACGTCCTGGTCGGGCCGCTGATGCGGCTCGGCGGGCTCACCGGCCGCCCGGTGCCGCCGACCGAGGGCGTGGTGTTCGCGCCCAATCCGGCCGGCGAGGCGACGCGCGGCGGCTGGCTGCCCGACGTGTCGCGGGCGGTCCGCTCGGCGGTCGGGGCGACCGCGGCGGCCGGGTCGGCGATGCGGCGGAGGCTGGGCTGA